The DNA sequence tgagtgtttgtgtgtgtcagtgtgtgtgcatgcgtgtgatAGCTCGCCTCTGTACAGCATCTATTACATTCAAAATTGTGACTATTACATATGACCTCGCTCGCCCCTGTAGATGGAAGATGCCCAGTAAGACCGTCGATGCGTGCTCAGCATTCCACTGTCTGCCACAACAATGACCAGTCACTGCACATTGTTGCCAGAAGTTTTGCCAAACCAGTGCCTGTCTGCCCATGTGAGTTTCCAGCCTGAGCAGGACACTGGTGAGCCACCTCTCCCAGGTAAAACCATGGAGGAGTGCAGTGTGTCCACCGGTGATCAGCCTCAGTATTACACACAGGTGTCAACCAAGCTCGATGCTAACCTGATGTCTTCAGGGATGGATGCTTGCACCAAGCAGCGGTATGTGTTTCAATAATTTTATTTCAAAGATTCACAACAGTCAGCCTGTACCTGTGTGGTGTTATAGCAGCTATAAATGACACATTGACACTGTAACATAGCATCTTGTTGTTCTCATCCTCAGTGGTGTGCCAGAGAACCCCATGTGCCGTATCTGTCACGACAGTGGagcccaggaggagctgctgtcccCCTGTGAATGTTCTGGGACCCTGGCTACTATCCACCGCAGCTGCCTGGAACACTGGCTGTCTGCCTCAGGGACCAGTTACTGTGAGCTCTGCCACTACCAGTTCACTGTGCAGAGAAAGTCCAGGCCACTGCTCGAGGTACAGAACAGTCTGGGAAGCTACACTATAATCCATTCTTTTACACTTGATGGAGAAACTGAATGTTTTGCTTTAATCTTATTGGTGCAGTGGCTGCAGAACCCAGGTCTCCGCCAAGAGAAGCGCACACTGTTTGGTGACATGGTGTGCTTCCTGCTCATCACTCCTCTTGCCACTATCTCCGGCTGGCTCTGCCTTCGTGGTGCTATAGATCATCTTCACTTCTCCAGCCGGCTGGAGGCTGTGGGGCTCATCACACTGACTGTGGCTCTTTTTACCATTTATCTCTTCTGGACTCTGGTTGGTATGCTgaggcgtgtgtgtgggtgacatGGGAGGGACACTTGTTGTGGTCCTATAATGTGGCAGTTTGATCAGTGAAATGACGATTCAGatcataagataagataagataaaactttattaatcctgaaggaaattcttgtgccagaggtatcatcATGACATCCTCATGTTCTCTGTGTGCTCCCCAGGTGTCTCTCAGGTATCACTGTCGACTGTACAGTGAGTGGCGTCAGTCTAATCAGAAggtggtcctcctcctccccagaTCACACAGCGAAGGATCAGCGCTGCAGTCTTTACAGGGCTGCCAGCGAGGGAAGCAGCTCTCCAAAGAGTCCATCGTCTGAGCACAGTCAAGCTCTGATCCAGactccttttctcctctttttttctttgcactttAAAGCTCAGCTCAAGCTGATGTCACGCGTGTGAAAAGTAAGATTCTCTGAGCAGCACTTCTCAAACTTACAGTAAATACAACGATACTGCCAGCAGATGGAACAGCCATCTTGGCTCCTGATGAGAAATGGACTGTTTTGTGGTCAAACATTTTGGTGGTAAcaggtttacacataaataGCTCTTAATGATGGAGACATTTTTGCCCTAATATTGCTTCAAGAAGGTTTTAGTAAATTCTTGCTttgtgaggcagaaagatgttattaATCCCAAATAATTAGACTGTTCCTTTAACAATGACTGTTGTACTGTAGACACCTACATGAACCAACAGGCCAacatacacagaggaaacaaagtgaaCGATGTTTCATGTGAAGTTGGTTCAACTGTGAGACTCACATGCCTCAACTGAATTCAAGCACAGCCTTACAGCCCCCTCTAGGGACAGCTGTATTTCAGTGTGATCAGTGTTTGTTCCTATGTCCtgatttttggcacttttattgatgataaccaaaggtttttttaattatacttgtttgtgcgttaatgtaaaaataaagaaataaattcattgtcaagagaagttcagttattggcaggttttctttacttgttttacatcagtcctggacattttttatacattgacataatgtaataacaatGGATTCACATACAATTGGCAACAAACAATAAGAAGGCTAAAAATCCACATAGAAGTATATTCACAAGTCTCATTAAATCTGTAGCCCTCTGTGAGCTTCAGCTTCTCATTAAACACGTCATCCAGTTTCCACGTGACTGCACTGACCAATTGTAAAATCCCAATTTCAGTAGCGGCAAACCAATGTTCACCGCAGGTTCaatgctaatatttaaaaaagtctttgaATTATTTATTGGAGCGTTTAAACATGTACCTCTTCTATTTACCAACTTAATTCaagaagctaaaataaaaatacatgttagcttgtaatgtaaacattagcgTGCTAACATAATGCGGTTTGTAGAACGTAGCTTACTTGCTAACTTTGCTACTAAGCAGCTAGCTTACTGTGAAAACGTAGGCCTACATGAATTGTGGTATAAACTGCTAATTGATGTTAAGTGGAGTAAAAAGTCACAGCTAAAAGTAATTGTTCGGAAAGTTACGCTGACGTATGACAACATGATGATGCTAATGCTATCTCTCATGTTGATAACAACACGTTGCTTGGTTTCAAAACTGTAGGCAGGAGAcgagaaaatgcattttgtaaACATTCGAAACCTACGTCACAGTCCTATGATCTTCGGGCTCAACAGTTGGTTTCTTCTACAAACAAGAAGCATTTTTTTCTACGAAGAAAAGCGGTGAAAACGAGACCTGATCTTCACTTAAGGAGTCAATCATAGCAGACCATCGGCACTGAGCACCCggtgagaactcacacacactttgagctagTTTGGCCTTCGTAAGAGCTAAATAACAACATACTGAAATGCCgttcatataatatatttattggtgtttgtgtgtaaaattgtTCGCTAAGGTAGCGGTAAGTTAAAATGCCCACAGCCTCTTATTAAGGGAGGCTGAAGATAAGTTTTCtattactgtgtgtcacagacacgGACAGTCCATCTAAATCCGGACGACTTC is a window from the Parambassis ranga chromosome 12, fParRan2.1, whole genome shotgun sequence genome containing:
- the LOC114443759 gene encoding E3 ubiquitin-protein ligase MARCH3-like isoform X2 produces the protein MTSHCTLLPEVLPNQCLSAHVSFQPEQDTGEPPLPGKTMEECSVSTGDQPQYYTQVSTKLDANLMSSGMDACTKQRGVPENPMCRICHDSGAQEELLSPCECSGTLATIHRSCLEHWLSASGTSYCELCHYQFTVQRKSRPLLEWLQNPGLRQEKRTLFGDMVCFLLITPLATISGWLCLRGAIDHLHFSSRLEAVGLITLTVALFTIYLFWTLVGVSQVSLSTVQ
- the LOC114443759 gene encoding E3 ubiquitin-protein ligase MARCH3-like isoform X1, with the translated sequence MTSHCTLLPEVLPNQCLSAHVSFQPEQDTGEPPLPGKTMEECSVSTGDQPQYYTQVSTKLDANLMSSGMDACTKQRGVPENPMCRICHDSGAQEELLSPCECSGTLATIHRSCLEHWLSASGTSYCELCHYQFTVQRKSRPLLEWLQNPGLRQEKRTLFGDMVCFLLITPLATISGWLCLRGAIDHLHFSSRLEAVGLITLTVALFTIYLFWTLVSLRYHCRLYSEWRQSNQKVVLLLPRSHSEGSALQSLQGCQRGKQLSKESIV